A genomic window from Candidatus Pelagisphaera phototrophica includes:
- a CDS encoding ArsR/SmtB family transcription factor, with product MKLAWDTLKILAEPTRLRILGLLSQEELSVAELQEALNMSQSRISSQLAILRQSELVVDRRDGKKNFYSIKTSLEQWEAELIEAAINSVSGSPELIEDNENLERVIQKRRKIAEEYFNLIAGRLGKNYCPGRSWEGIGHMLLHLVPKVVVADLGAGEGMISQLIARQAEQVYCIDNSPRMVEVGKELAEKNQLENLQYLLGDIEAVPLDDASVDIALLSQALHHANRPEKAIEEAYRITKLGGRVVILDLKEHTFEKARELYADNWLGFSEKKLHSWLKGASFENVAVSVVSKESGEPGFETLLATGIKR from the coding sequence ATGAAACTGGCTTGGGATACTCTCAAAATCTTGGCAGAGCCCACACGGCTGCGTATTTTGGGGCTGTTGAGCCAGGAAGAGTTATCGGTCGCTGAACTACAAGAGGCTCTCAACATGTCGCAATCGCGGATTTCATCACAACTGGCCATTTTGAGACAATCTGAACTCGTCGTAGATCGGCGAGACGGGAAAAAGAATTTCTACTCAATCAAGACGTCACTTGAACAATGGGAGGCAGAACTGATTGAGGCTGCCATTAACTCTGTTTCAGGTTCCCCCGAACTCATCGAAGATAATGAGAATCTGGAACGAGTAATCCAGAAGCGCCGCAAAATCGCAGAAGAGTACTTTAACTTGATCGCTGGCAGGCTCGGCAAGAACTACTGCCCTGGACGTTCATGGGAAGGCATTGGCCATATGCTGTTGCATCTGGTTCCGAAAGTAGTCGTGGCTGATCTCGGAGCAGGTGAAGGAATGATTTCCCAGCTAATCGCGAGACAGGCCGAACAGGTCTATTGCATCGACAACTCCCCCAGGATGGTCGAGGTCGGGAAGGAACTCGCGGAAAAAAACCAACTGGAGAATCTCCAGTATTTGCTGGGTGACATCGAAGCCGTCCCGCTCGACGACGCGTCAGTGGATATCGCCTTGCTAAGCCAAGCCCTCCATCACGCCAATCGCCCAGAGAAAGCAATCGAGGAAGCCTATCGAATTACTAAACTGGGCGGCAGAGTTGTGATTCTCGACTTGAAGGAACACACATTCGAGAAGGCTCGAGAACTATACGCAGACAACTGGTTGGGATTCTCCGAAAAAAAGCTGCATTCTTGGCTAAAAGGAGCCAGCTTTGAGAATGTTGCCGTATCGGTCGTGTCCAAAGAATCGGGCGAGCCTGGTTTCGAGACCCTTCTAGCTACCGGTATCAAAAGATAG